The following proteins are encoded in a genomic region of Mustela erminea isolate mMusErm1 chromosome 3, mMusErm1.Pri, whole genome shotgun sequence:
- the LOC116585780 gene encoding olfactory receptor 2G2-like has product MWWTNDSTLPGFILVGFSDRPQLELVLFGIIFFLYLMTLLGNTTIILISLLDSKLHTPMYFFLSHLSFLDLCFTSSIIPQLLVNLGGSDKSITYGGCVVQLYVSLALGSTECVLLAVMSYDRYIAICHPLHYAFSMRPGLCHILASLAWLSGVATTLIQSTLTLQLPFCGHRQVDHFFCEVPVLIKLACVDTTFNQAELFVASVLFLVVPLSLILISYWRIALAVLKIKSAIGRHKAFGTCSSHLMVVIIFYGTIIFMYLQPAKSRSKDQGKFVSLFYTVVTPILNPLIYTLRNKEVKAALKKILGRGREVGWTLKENSSILVKEAMTSMIYLVPK; this is encoded by the exons ATGTGGTGGACTAATGATAGCACACTCCCTGGGTTCATTTTGGTAGGCTTCTCTGACCGGCCTCAGTTAGAGCTGGTTCTCtttgggataattttttttctttacctgatGACACTCCTAGGCAATACCACTATCATCCTAATATCCCTCTTGGACTCTAAACTGCACACTCCCATGTActtttttctctcccatctctcctTCCTCGACCTCTGTTTCACCAGCAGCATTATTCCTCAGCTTCTAGtcaacctgggtggttcagataaGTCCATCACTTATGGTGGCTGTGTGGTTCAGCTCTATGTCTCTCTTGCCCTGGGATCCACAGAGTGTGTCCTCCTGGCTGTGATGTCTTATGATCGCTACATTGCCATCTGCCATCCTCTACATTATGCCTTTTCCATGCGCCCTGGACTCTGTCACATCCTGGCATCTCTggcgtggctcagtggggtggCCACCACCCTCATACAGTCCACTCTCACCCTGCAGCTACCTTTCTGTGGGCATCGCCAAGTGGATCATTTTTTCTGTGAGGTCCCTGTGCTCATCAAGTTGGCTTGTGTGGACACCACTTTCAACCAGGCAGAGCTCTTCGTAGCTAGTGTTTTATTCCTGGTGGTGCCTTTGTCACTCATCTTGATCTCCTATTGGCGCATTGCCCTAGCAGTTCTGAAGATCAAGTCAGCCATCGGACGGCACAAAGCATTTGggacctgctcctcccacctgaTGGTTGTCATAATCTTCTATGGAACCATCATCTTCATGTATCTGCAGCCAGCCAAGAGTAGATCAAAGGACCAGGGaaagtttgtttccctcttttacACTGTGGTGACCCCCATACTTAACCCCCTCATCTACACCCTGAGAAACAAGGAAGTGAAGGCAGCtctgaaaaaaattcttgggAGA GGAAGGGAAGTTGGTtggactttaaaagaaaattcttca